A window of the Candidatus Brocadiaceae bacterium genome harbors these coding sequences:
- a CDS encoding DUF2344 domain-containing protein → MSQVRQNVRIRFCKQGEVRFISHHDLMRVFERALRRTRLPFATSEGHNPRPRLSFPMALSVGHTGRNEVLDVGLREWTRPDEVKERLQAELPEGIGILSAQAAPVNANREPRELAYRVPLLPTHTVTEAGVQALLDSDRAVVRRVRERSVREVEVRQFIKALRLGGDSLEMLIRYTPEGTARPEEVLELLGCRPDVDYRKSAIERTNVSLPPLR, encoded by the coding sequence TTGTCACAGGTCAGGCAGAATGTCAGGATCAGGTTCTGCAAGCAGGGCGAGGTCAGGTTCATCTCGCATCATGACCTGATGCGGGTGTTCGAACGGGCGCTCAGACGCACCCGGCTTCCCTTTGCGACCAGCGAGGGGCACAACCCTCGCCCCCGCCTCAGCTTCCCCATGGCTCTGAGCGTGGGCCACACGGGCCGCAACGAGGTGCTCGACGTCGGCCTGCGGGAATGGACGCGGCCGGACGAGGTGAAGGAACGGCTCCAGGCGGAGCTGCCGGAGGGGATCGGGATCCTCTCGGCCCAGGCCGCGCCGGTCAATGCGAACCGCGAACCGAGGGAGCTGGCCTATCGCGTGCCGCTCCTTCCCACGCACACCGTGACCGAGGCGGGGGTGCAGGCCCTTCTGGACAGCGACCGGGCGGTGGTCCGCCGGGTGCGCGAGCGGAGCGTGCGCGAGGTGGAAGTCCGGCAGTTCATCAAGGCCCTCCGGCTCGGCGGCGACTCGCTGGAGATGCTCATCCGCTACACGCCGGAAGGCACCGCCAGGCCGGAGGAAGTCCTCGAGCTGCTCGGATGCCGGCCCGACGTCGACTACAGGAAGAGCGCCATCGAACGCACGAACGTGAGCCTGCCTCCCCTGCGCTGA